The window CTTTTTTCGTATTATTGGCCGCCATCCTTTGGGGGACGACGGGAACGACGCAGGCACTGGCTCCTGAAACAGCACACCCGATTGCAATTGGAGCGACTCGCTTAGCTGTAGGAGGGCTGTTTTTATTAACAATTGTATTCGTAATTGGAAAATTCAATTTCCAAGGCTGGTCCATGAAGGCAACGCTAATGGCTTCATTATGCATGGCTTTGTATCAACCTTTGTTTTTCTCAGCTGTTTCCATTACCGGAGTGGCAATTGGGACAGTCGTAGCGATTGGGAGTGCCCCTATTTTCTCAGGTCTCACAGAATGGATTTTTTTGAAGATTCGTCCAGCTAAAGTATGGTGGTACTCTACTTTTCTAGCTATTTTAGGTTGTCTCATGCTGTTTGTGAATCAAGAATCTGTTAGGGTAGACCCTGTTGGGATCTTCTTGGCGCTTGGGGCAGGGCTATCATTTGCTAGTTATACAATTATTAGCCAATCCTTAGTGGAAAAACATTCGTCATTATCAGTCGTAGCCGTGGTTTTCACCCTTAGTGCCATTGGTTTATCGCCATTTTTATTTTTATTTGATATGTCATGGTTGATGAGTTTTCGCGGAGTGGGTGTCAGTCTACAACTTGGAATTATCGCAACGGGGATCGCCTATTTCCTTTTTTCCAAAGGTCTTGTCCATGTTTCTCCATCCACTGCGGTTACCCTTTCGTTAGCAGAACCGTTAACCGCAGCATTATTAGGTGTTTTTCTATTAGGCGAAACCTTAACAACCACCTCGTGGTTCGGGATCATTCTATTGTTGCTGGGAATTGGCCTCTTGTTATGGCAGCCCAAGAAATCTATTAGCTACAACCAAACTTGAGACAACCATTCAGAAGTATGTACGATAATCTTACTAGAGTGTTCGCATTTCAGGAGTGGATCATATGAATGAAAATCATTTTATTAAACTGGTTGGATTAAAAGAAAATAACTTGAAGAATATATCGCTACAAATTCCAAAAAGGAAAATTACGGTATTTACTGGGGTTTCTGGGTCAGGCAAATCGTCGATCGTATTTGACACCATCAGTAAGGAAGCCCATCGCCAGTTGAATCAGACGTATTCAACCTATATTCAAAACCGATTACCAACCTACAGTCAACCAGACGCCTTGTCCATTGAGAATCTTTCACCCGCTGTAGTGATTGACCAAAGACGAATGGGTGGAAATGTCCGTTCAACGCTTGGGACAGCAACCGATATTTATTCCTTGTTGCGCTTGCTATTTTCTCGATTGGGAAAGCCATTTATGGGCGAATCAGATGTTTTTTCCTTCAATAACCCGAAAGGCATGTGTCCAAAATGTCAGGGAATCGGGAGAAGCATC of the Bacillus tuaregi genome contains:
- a CDS encoding EamA family transporter, which codes for MKRNLPPFFVLLAAILWGTTGTTQALAPETAHPIAIGATRLAVGGLFLLTIVFVIGKFNFQGWSMKATLMASLCMALYQPLFFSAVSITGVAIGTVVAIGSAPIFSGLTEWIFLKIRPAKVWWYSTFLAILGCLMLFVNQESVRVDPVGIFLALGAGLSFASYTIISQSLVEKHSSLSVVAVVFTLSAIGLSPFLFLFDMSWLMSFRGVGVSLQLGIIATGIAYFLFSKGLVHVSPSTAVTLSLAEPLTAALLGVFLLGETLTTTSWFGIILLLLGIGLLLWQPKKSISYNQT